Proteins from one Salinispora arenicola genomic window:
- a CDS encoding carbohydrate-binding module family 20 domain-containing protein, whose protein sequence is MESAKPHPIGRTGRLLLAAAMVAVGGTAVVTTAITATSARAAVVLNDSEVTANLWEWNWNSVAAACTDHLGPAGYGAVQVAPPQESVRLPNSNDGTHPWYEVYQPVSYQLESRFGSRQQFAEMVTTCHEAGVRVYVDAVVNHMAGTNNPPGTRGYAGTEFSGYDYPAVPYGAGDFHRPGDNCPTDGSINDWDNEAQVTSCELLSLADLYTEKESVRNKIASYLNDLIGLGVDGFRVDAVKHIRKDDFAAILGKLNNTVVEGRRPYVAQEIFDGASNPALQARAFIGNGDVLDFAYAKGIRSAFQGSIATLANIPNWNLDAPSANVFAMVTNHDLERDGVVLSYKDGTDYVLANYFALAYPHGRPSVYDSFTWSDRNQSPPHNGDGYVTDTVCGGTWNCLSQTTGIKGMVGWANAARPVQTIADFTVINDNVIGFHRGDRAWIGINDSGSAVSATFTTGLTDGDYCDVISGSVTGSGCSGGTVTVSGGRATVTIPANNAVAVHLNARPGATPSPTISPTGDPTDRIATTFTVHATPGADQEVHVVGSIPELGSWAPADAVRLVPQGGNTYRGTIDLPPSTQVEYKFIKVTAAGGVTWESGANRSLTTPVTGTHAVTETFRGDSVPGSAIAASFNATVTTFFGQNVFVVGNVAELGSWNPDEAVALFAADYPVWRATVNLPSNTAIEYKYLKKNPDGFVTWESGANRSFTTPPTGTHTSTDTWR, encoded by the coding sequence ATGGAATCCGCGAAACCACACCCGATTGGCCGCACCGGTCGGCTGTTGCTGGCCGCCGCAATGGTGGCGGTCGGTGGCACGGCGGTCGTCACCACCGCGATCACCGCTACCTCCGCCCGCGCCGCCGTCGTCCTGAACGACAGCGAGGTGACCGCCAACCTGTGGGAGTGGAACTGGAACTCGGTCGCCGCCGCCTGCACCGACCACCTCGGCCCCGCCGGATACGGTGCGGTGCAGGTGGCCCCGCCGCAGGAGTCGGTCCGCCTACCCAACAGCAACGACGGGACGCACCCCTGGTATGAGGTCTACCAGCCGGTGTCGTACCAGCTGGAGAGCCGGTTCGGCAGCCGCCAGCAGTTCGCCGAGATGGTCACCACCTGCCACGAGGCGGGCGTGCGGGTCTACGTCGACGCGGTGGTCAACCACATGGCCGGAACCAACAACCCGCCGGGGACGCGTGGGTACGCCGGCACGGAGTTCTCGGGCTACGACTACCCCGCGGTGCCCTACGGTGCGGGGGACTTCCACCGCCCGGGCGACAACTGCCCGACCGACGGCTCCATCAACGACTGGGACAACGAGGCCCAGGTGACCAGCTGCGAACTGCTGTCCCTGGCGGATCTCTACACCGAGAAGGAATCCGTCCGGAACAAGATCGCCAGCTACCTGAACGACCTGATCGGTCTCGGTGTCGACGGCTTCCGGGTGGATGCGGTCAAGCACATCCGGAAGGACGACTTCGCGGCGATCCTCGGCAAGCTGAACAACACCGTCGTGGAAGGGCGACGCCCCTACGTTGCCCAGGAGATCTTCGACGGTGCCAGCAATCCCGCCCTCCAGGCCCGCGCGTTCATCGGCAACGGTGACGTACTCGACTTCGCCTACGCCAAGGGCATCCGTTCGGCCTTCCAGGGCTCCATCGCCACGCTGGCGAACATCCCGAACTGGAACCTCGACGCACCCAGCGCCAACGTCTTCGCGATGGTCACCAACCATGACCTGGAGCGCGACGGCGTGGTGTTGTCCTACAAGGACGGCACCGACTACGTGCTCGCCAACTACTTTGCCCTGGCCTACCCGCACGGCAGGCCGTCGGTGTACGACAGCTTCACCTGGTCGGACCGCAACCAGTCCCCGCCGCACAACGGCGACGGGTACGTCACCGACACGGTATGCGGCGGGACCTGGAACTGCCTGAGCCAGACCACCGGTATCAAGGGCATGGTGGGTTGGGCCAACGCCGCGCGTCCGGTCCAGACCATCGCCGACTTCACCGTGATCAACGACAACGTGATCGGCTTTCACCGGGGCGACCGGGCCTGGATCGGCATCAACGACTCCGGCAGCGCCGTCAGCGCCACCTTCACCACCGGCCTCACCGACGGCGACTACTGCGATGTCATCTCCGGGTCCGTCACCGGTAGCGGTTGCAGCGGCGGTACGGTGACCGTCTCCGGCGGCCGGGCCACGGTGACCATCCCGGCGAACAACGCCGTCGCCGTGCATCTCAACGCCCGGCCCGGCGCGACCCCGTCGCCGACGATCAGCCCCACCGGTGACCCCACCGACCGGATCGCCACGACCTTCACCGTCCACGCGACACCCGGCGCCGACCAGGAGGTCCACGTCGTCGGCAGCATTCCCGAACTGGGCTCCTGGGCCCCGGCCGATGCCGTGCGGTTGGTCCCGCAGGGCGGCAACACCTACCGCGGCACGATCGACCTACCTCCGTCGACCCAGGTCGAGTACAAGTTCATCAAGGTGACCGCCGCGGGTGGGGTGACCTGGGAGTCCGGGGCGAACCGGAGCTTGACCACCCCCGTCACCGGTACGCACGCGGTGACCGAGACCTTCCGGGGCGACTCGGTGCCGGGCTCGGCGATCGCCGCTTCGTTCAACGCCACTGTCACCACCTTCTTCGGCCAGAACGTCTTTGTCGTCGGCAACGTCGCGGAGTTGGGTAGCTGGAACCCGGACGAGGCCGTCGCGCTCTTCGCGGCCGACTACCCGGTCTGGCGGGCCACGGTGAACCTGCCTTCGAACACCGCTATCGAGTACAAGTACCTCAAAAAGAATCCGGACGGGTTCGTGACCTGGGAGTCCGGGGCGAACCGGAGCTTCACCACTCCGCCCACCGGAACCCATACGAGCACCGACACCTGGCGCTAG
- a CDS encoding sulfite exporter TauE/SafE family protein: MTLLAATGLGLLIGAVLGALGGGGAILTVPALVYLLGQEPRDATTSSVIIVGLTAVVGAVGHARSGHVRWRTGLPFGVTGFTAAIAGTAANQYVKPHILLLGFAALMTIAAIGMLAHAHHAPSHHDTYGDGLATGSTARTGAAQLTRPEPARPGTGIAMKVAVVGLLVGFLTGFFGAGGGFVIVPALMLVLGLPMPTAVGTSLLIIAINSAASLATRAGHAHFEWPIILPFTIAAMAASLAGKKIADRLPGTVSTRAFAVLILAVAAYTAARTLLGR; the protein is encoded by the coding sequence GTGACCCTGCTCGCCGCCACCGGCCTCGGCCTGCTCATCGGGGCGGTCCTCGGTGCGCTCGGCGGCGGCGGCGCCATCCTCACCGTCCCCGCTCTGGTCTACCTGCTCGGGCAGGAGCCGCGAGACGCCACCACCAGCAGCGTGATCATCGTCGGGCTCACCGCCGTCGTCGGCGCCGTCGGGCACGCCCGTTCCGGACACGTACGCTGGCGCACCGGCCTTCCGTTCGGCGTCACCGGGTTCACCGCCGCCATCGCCGGCACCGCCGCCAACCAGTACGTCAAACCCCACATCCTGCTGCTCGGCTTCGCCGCCCTCATGACCATCGCCGCGATCGGCATGCTCGCCCACGCCCACCACGCACCGTCCCATCACGACACGTACGGGGACGGCTTGGCCACCGGCAGCACGGCCCGCACCGGCGCCGCCCAGCTCACCCGGCCCGAACCCGCCCGACCTGGCACCGGCATCGCCATGAAGGTCGCCGTCGTGGGCCTACTCGTCGGGTTCCTCACCGGATTTTTCGGTGCCGGCGGAGGATTCGTCATCGTCCCGGCCCTCATGCTCGTCCTCGGCCTGCCCATGCCGACGGCGGTCGGCACCTCCCTGCTGATCATCGCGATCAACTCCGCCGCCTCACTGGCCACGCGGGCCGGCCATGCCCACTTCGAATGGCCGATCATCCTGCCGTTCACCATCGCCGCCATGGCCGCCAGCCTGGCCGGCAAGAAGATCGCCGACCGGTTGCCGGGAACCGTCAGCACCCGCGCCTTCGCCGTGCTCATCCTCGCCGTCGCCGCCTACACCGCGGCCCGTACCCTGCTCGGCCGATGA
- a CDS encoding rhodanese-like domain-containing protein, whose product MSAPGTPEVDATTAAHLVSDGTAILLDVRETDEWAAGHAPGARHVPLGDLDPDTIPDDRPVIAVCRSGRRSAAATAQLRAAGLDASNLTGGMTAWARAGLPVRTDDGRDGTVA is encoded by the coding sequence ATGAGCGCCCCCGGTACACCCGAGGTCGACGCCACTACCGCCGCGCACCTCGTCAGCGACGGCACCGCGATCCTGCTCGACGTGCGTGAGACCGACGAATGGGCCGCAGGGCATGCGCCTGGCGCCCGGCATGTCCCACTGGGCGACCTCGACCCGGACACCATCCCTGATGACAGACCCGTCATCGCCGTGTGCCGGTCGGGCCGACGCTCCGCCGCAGCAACCGCGCAACTGCGCGCGGCGGGCCTCGACGCGAGCAACCTCACCGGTGGCATGACCGCCTGGGCCCGGGCCGGGCTACCCGTACGCACCGACGACGGACGGGACGGGACAGTGGCGTGA
- a CDS encoding GntR family transcriptional regulator, with protein MRKPGPGPIDRASALPLWAQVHADLRRRVDAGEFAAVFPGELALIEQYSVSRHTVREALRRLRDDGVVVAERGRRPRLAGIAEIEQPLGALYSLFASVESAGHEQHSIVRTLDVRADGVVAARLGLEESTPLLYLERLRLSDGEPLAMDRVWLPAQIAAPLLDADFTHTALYTELADRCGVRLTGGRETIRAVVPTRAERVQLGIDDTVAAFAIDRLAERHGRPLEWRTTLVRGDRFTVTAAFTARTGYRLDVGATSRQRHHTDVVSAESR; from the coding sequence ATGCGCAAACCGGGGCCAGGCCCAATCGATCGGGCGAGCGCGTTGCCGCTGTGGGCGCAGGTGCACGCCGACCTGCGCCGCCGCGTCGACGCCGGCGAGTTCGCCGCCGTGTTCCCGGGCGAGCTCGCGTTGATCGAGCAGTACTCGGTCAGCCGGCACACCGTACGCGAAGCGCTGCGCCGGCTGCGTGACGACGGCGTCGTTGTCGCAGAACGGGGCCGTCGGCCACGCCTGGCGGGCATCGCGGAGATCGAACAACCCCTTGGCGCCCTCTACAGCCTGTTCGCCTCCGTCGAGTCCGCCGGCCATGAACAGCACAGCATCGTGCGAACCCTCGACGTACGCGCCGACGGCGTCGTCGCCGCCCGGCTGGGCCTCGAGGAGTCCACCCCGCTGCTCTACCTGGAACGGCTGCGCCTGTCCGACGGTGAACCCCTGGCGATGGACCGGGTGTGGCTGCCCGCCCAGATCGCCGCGCCGCTGCTGGACGCCGACTTCACCCACACCGCCCTCTACACCGAACTCGCCGACCGCTGCGGCGTCCGGCTCACCGGCGGCCGGGAGACCATCCGCGCCGTCGTACCCACCCGCGCCGAACGCGTGCAGCTTGGCATCGACGACACCGTCGCCGCGTTCGCCATCGACCGGCTCGCCGAACGCCACGGCCGCCCGCTGGAATGGCGCACCACCCTGGTGCGCGGCGACAGGTTCACCGTCACCGCGGCGTTCACCGCCCGCACCGGCTACCGCCTGGACGTCGGCGCCACGTCCCGCCAGCGCCACCACACCGACGTCGTCAGCGCCGAGAGCCGATGA
- a CDS encoding MBL fold metallo-hydrolase: MVDVAVVQTSELGDRSYVVHDGHLAIVVDPQRDLDRLQAVLDERGLRCAMVLETHIHNDYVSGGLQLAHQHDAPYAVNAADEVAFDRHGVADGDELSVGGMRVRVIATPGHTDTHLAFVITGGPGPAAVFTGGCLLYGSVGRTDLVDPARTEELARAQYRSVHHLADLLADDARIFPTHGFGSFCSSGSTSGGEDSTVGQEKTRNDALTAPNEDTFVARLVAGLTAYPAYYAHTGARNRAGAGPVDLSAPQQVSPAELRARISAGEWVVDLRDRTAYAAEHLAGTISIALGQQFATYLGWLIPWGIPLTLIGATPQQITDAQRQLVRIGIDRPDGAATGKLRDLADGAATRGYRRVTFAGLAAAQQAGETLIVLDVRRDDERAHGAVPGSVHIPLHCLLDRLADVPAGPLWVHCASGFRAGIAASLLDRAGHDIVHIDDEYAVAVTSGQATG; encoded by the coding sequence GTGGTGGACGTGGCAGTGGTGCAGACCAGCGAGCTCGGCGACCGCAGCTACGTCGTTCACGACGGGCACCTTGCGATCGTGGTGGATCCGCAGCGTGACCTGGACCGCTTGCAGGCTGTTCTGGACGAGCGTGGGCTGCGCTGCGCGATGGTGCTGGAGACACACATCCACAACGACTACGTCTCCGGCGGCCTGCAACTGGCCCATCAGCACGACGCGCCATACGCGGTCAACGCCGCGGACGAGGTGGCGTTCGACCGGCACGGCGTCGCGGACGGTGACGAACTCTCGGTGGGGGGCATGCGGGTACGGGTGATCGCCACCCCGGGACACACCGATACCCACCTGGCCTTCGTGATCACTGGTGGCCCCGGGCCGGCGGCGGTGTTCACCGGCGGCTGCCTGCTCTACGGCAGCGTGGGTCGCACCGACCTGGTCGACCCGGCCCGCACCGAGGAACTGGCCCGGGCCCAGTACCGCTCCGTACACCATCTCGCCGACCTGCTCGCCGATGACGCCCGGATCTTTCCGACCCACGGATTCGGCAGCTTCTGCTCCTCCGGGTCCACGTCCGGTGGCGAGGACAGCACCGTCGGGCAGGAGAAGACCCGTAACGACGCCCTCACCGCCCCGAACGAGGACACGTTCGTGGCGAGGCTGGTCGCCGGTCTCACCGCGTACCCGGCCTACTACGCGCACACGGGTGCCCGTAACCGTGCGGGCGCCGGACCTGTCGACCTGTCCGCACCGCAGCAGGTCAGCCCGGCCGAGCTGCGGGCACGGATCAGCGCCGGAGAGTGGGTGGTCGATCTGCGCGACCGCACCGCCTACGCCGCCGAGCACCTCGCCGGCACCATCAGCATCGCCCTGGGGCAGCAGTTCGCCACCTACCTCGGCTGGCTCATTCCCTGGGGCATCCCGCTCACCCTGATCGGTGCGACCCCGCAGCAGATCACCGACGCGCAACGCCAGCTCGTGCGCATCGGTATCGACCGTCCCGACGGCGCCGCCACCGGCAAGCTGCGTGACCTGGCCGACGGCGCGGCCACCCGCGGGTACCGGCGGGTCACCTTCGCTGGCCTCGCAGCCGCCCAGCAGGCCGGGGAAACCCTGATCGTGCTGGACGTGCGGCGCGACGACGAACGCGCCCACGGCGCGGTCCCCGGCTCGGTGCACATCCCGCTGCACTGCCTGCTGGACCGGCTCGCCGACGTTCCGGCCGGTCCGCTGTGGGTGCACTGCGCCAGCGGATTCCGGGCCGGCATCGCCGCCAGTCTGCTCGACCGCGCCGGCCATGACATTGTCCACATCGACGATGAGTACGCCGTCGCTGTCACCTCCGGCCAGGCCACCGGCTGA
- a CDS encoding NAD(P)/FAD-dependent oxidoreductase — MTAPAVHHRILIVGGGSAGIAVAARLRRAKAADVGLIDPADTHYYQPLWTLVGGGCAKARESARPQASVMPKGVAWIKDAAQSIDPDQQTVTTAGGIRVRYDHLVVCPGIQLDWGGIPGMAEAMDTPTVSSNYTYATAPKTWELIRNLRSGTAVFTMPAGPIKCAGAPQKIAYLAADHWRRQGVLKDIRVVLVLPTPGMFGVQVFADELERVAARYGIEVHKNSELVEVDAGSRHAVIVDHTTDTRQTVSYDLMHVVPPQSAPDWLKQTALADPESPAGYVQVHRNTLQHTRYPNVFALGDAGSTPNSKTGAAIRKQAPVVARNLIATIEGKPLPAAYDGYASCPLTTARNKMLLAEFDYTMHPAPSIPFIDTTHERTDMWYLKRYGLPALYWNLMLRGRA, encoded by the coding sequence ATGACCGCACCCGCCGTTCACCATCGCATCCTCATCGTCGGCGGCGGCAGCGCCGGCATCGCCGTCGCCGCCCGGCTCCGCCGCGCGAAAGCCGCCGACGTCGGCCTCATCGACCCCGCGGACACCCACTACTACCAGCCGCTGTGGACTCTGGTCGGCGGCGGATGCGCCAAGGCGAGGGAAAGTGCCCGTCCACAGGCGTCAGTCATGCCGAAGGGCGTTGCCTGGATCAAGGACGCCGCGCAATCCATCGACCCGGACCAGCAGACGGTCACCACCGCCGGTGGGATCCGGGTCCGCTACGACCATCTCGTCGTGTGCCCCGGCATCCAGCTCGATTGGGGCGGGATCCCCGGCATGGCGGAGGCCATGGACACGCCGACGGTATCCAGCAACTACACGTACGCTACAGCGCCGAAGACGTGGGAACTGATCCGAAACCTGCGCTCCGGGACCGCGGTGTTCACCATGCCCGCCGGACCGATCAAATGTGCCGGCGCCCCGCAGAAGATCGCCTACCTGGCCGCGGACCATTGGCGTCGGCAGGGTGTTCTCAAGGACATCCGGGTCGTGCTCGTGCTGCCCACCCCAGGCATGTTCGGCGTCCAGGTCTTCGCCGACGAACTCGAGCGCGTCGCCGCCCGGTACGGCATCGAGGTCCATAAGAACAGCGAACTCGTGGAAGTCGACGCCGGCAGCCGCCACGCCGTGATCGTCGACCACACCACCGACACACGGCAGACGGTCAGCTACGACCTCATGCATGTCGTACCGCCGCAGTCAGCCCCCGACTGGCTCAAGCAGACCGCCCTGGCCGACCCGGAGAGCCCGGCCGGCTACGTCCAGGTCCACAGGAACACGCTGCAGCACACCCGATACCCGAACGTGTTCGCCCTCGGCGATGCCGGGTCCACTCCGAATTCCAAGACCGGCGCCGCGATCCGCAAACAAGCACCTGTGGTGGCCCGCAACCTCATCGCCACGATCGAGGGCAAGCCGCTGCCGGCGGCCTATGACGGGTACGCATCCTGCCCGCTGACCACGGCCCGTAACAAGATGCTGCTCGCCGAGTTCGACTACACCATGCATCCCGCACCGAGTATTCCGTTCATCGACACCACCCACGAACGCACCGACATGTGGTATCTCAAGCGTTACGGACTACCGGCCCTCTACTGGAATCTCATGCTCCGTGGCCGTGCCTGA
- a CDS encoding TetR/AcrR family transcriptional regulator produces MPAKTRSRSTSQPQTDQAIREHVLISADRLYYSRGIHNVGMDALRAEAGVSLKRLYQLFPSKENLVEAVLHRRRHIWNNLVETAIATGGDTPRDQLLAVYDMLANWFDEDDFRGCVFINTFGELGATTPHIATLIRDHKADFQRRLAKLVTETGAPATLAHQLAILAEGAQTTAAIAGTNTAAHHARTAATTLIDAALASDN; encoded by the coding sequence ATGCCGGCAAAGACCCGAAGCCGGTCCACCTCACAGCCACAGACCGACCAGGCGATCCGCGAACATGTGCTGATCAGCGCCGATCGACTCTACTACAGTCGCGGCATCCACAACGTGGGCATGGACGCCCTACGAGCCGAGGCCGGCGTCTCCCTCAAGCGCCTATACCAGCTCTTTCCTTCCAAGGAGAACCTCGTCGAGGCCGTCCTGCACCGTCGCCGCCACATCTGGAACAACCTCGTCGAGACCGCCATCGCCACCGGTGGTGACACCCCCCGCGATCAACTACTCGCCGTCTACGACATGCTCGCCAACTGGTTTGACGAGGACGACTTCCGCGGCTGCGTGTTCATCAACACCTTCGGCGAACTCGGCGCCACGACACCCCACATCGCCACGCTCATCCGCGACCACAAGGCAGACTTCCAACGGCGCCTGGCCAAACTCGTCACGGAGACCGGTGCCCCCGCCACACTCGCCCACCAACTCGCCATCCTCGCCGAAGGAGCTCAGACCACCGCCGCCATCGCCGGCACCAACACCGCCGCCCACCACGCCCGTACCGCTGCCACCACCCTCATCGACGCCGCCCTGGCCAGCGACAACTGA
- a CDS encoding type II toxin-antitoxin system Rv0910 family toxin, protein MATVTVEADAKADPARVWELVVALPRVSEWNTMHEGFTGEVPETLGEGTTYQQRVKLMGMPAEMAWRVTKAVAPGHFEQTGDGPMGVKAKMTFVIAPRGGGSHITYEMEFVGPALQGPMGGVLEKQAGAAGQQALAKLVALLD, encoded by the coding sequence ATGGCTACCGTGACGGTCGAGGCCGATGCGAAAGCGGATCCGGCGCGGGTCTGGGAGCTGGTGGTGGCCCTGCCGCGGGTCAGTGAGTGGAACACGATGCATGAGGGTTTCACCGGAGAGGTCCCGGAAACCCTCGGTGAGGGGACCACCTACCAGCAGCGGGTGAAGCTGATGGGCATGCCTGCCGAGATGGCGTGGCGGGTGACGAAGGCGGTGGCGCCGGGGCACTTCGAGCAGACCGGTGACGGTCCCATGGGTGTCAAAGCGAAGATGACCTTCGTGATCGCGCCGCGTGGCGGGGGATCGCACATCACGTACGAGATGGAGTTCGTCGGCCCGGCGTTGCAGGGCCCGATGGGCGGCGTGCTGGAGAAGCAGGCCGGTGCGGCAGGTCAGCAGGCGTTGGCGAAGCTTGTCGCGCTGCTCGACTGA